A single Actinomadura algeriensis DNA region contains:
- a CDS encoding ATP-binding cassette domain-containing protein: MADNGDPVLRLSGLNKSFGPVHVLHDVDFAVRRGEVMALVGDNGAGKSTLIKCIAGIHPVDSGRIEFEGEPVTIDGPRAAADLGIEVVYQDLALADNLDIVQNMFLGRERRKFAVLDEASMEQAARETLARLSVRTVKSVRQQVSNLSGGQRQTVAIAKAALWESKVVILDEPTAALGVAQTEQVLGLVRRLADTGHAVVLISHNMNDVFQVADRITALYLGRVAADVARSAVTHGQVVELITAGRSGDLGLAPTTAAENI, translated from the coding sequence GTGGCAGACAACGGTGACCCCGTACTGCGCCTGTCCGGGCTCAACAAGAGCTTCGGCCCCGTCCACGTGCTGCACGACGTGGACTTCGCGGTGCGGCGCGGGGAGGTGATGGCCCTCGTCGGAGACAACGGCGCGGGGAAGTCCACCCTCATCAAGTGCATCGCCGGGATCCACCCCGTCGACTCGGGCCGGATCGAGTTCGAGGGCGAGCCGGTGACCATCGACGGGCCGCGCGCCGCCGCGGACCTCGGCATCGAGGTCGTCTACCAGGACCTCGCGCTCGCCGACAACCTCGACATCGTCCAGAACATGTTCCTCGGCCGCGAGCGGCGCAAGTTCGCCGTCCTGGACGAGGCGTCGATGGAGCAGGCGGCCCGCGAGACCCTCGCCCGGCTGTCGGTCCGGACGGTCAAGTCGGTGCGGCAGCAGGTGTCGAACCTGTCGGGCGGGCAGCGGCAGACGGTCGCGATCGCCAAGGCCGCCCTGTGGGAGTCGAAGGTCGTCATCCTGGACGAGCCGACGGCCGCGCTGGGCGTCGCGCAGACCGAGCAGGTGCTCGGCCTCGTGCGGCGGCTCGCCGACACCGGCCACGCCGTCGTGCTGATCTCGCACAACATGAACGACGTGTTCCAGGTGGCCGACCGCATCACCGCCCTGTACCTCGGACGGGTCGCGGCCGACGTCGCGCGCTCCGCGGTCACCCACGGCCAGGTCGTGGAACTGATCACCGCCGGCCGTTCCGGCGATCTCGGCCTCGCGCCGACGACCGCCGCCGAGAACATCTGA
- a CDS encoding M14 family zinc carboxypeptidase, whose translation MRVRKMTWSVALAASLAVPAALATPAAARPPAAACDPTRTEPEYRGDVPAPADVLGFDLGERPVSAAQSDRYLETVAARSDRVVSGTLATSARGRPLKYAIVGEPELVTRSGLAKTRRDARLLRDPRTPGRLAERLTRTGVPILWVSGNVHGDEPSGTDAALRVLRDLGDRTDCAAERILGNALVVILPSQNPDGRELGTRENAYGFDMNRDWFARTQPETDGKLSMLNRYPPVLYIDAHEMGGTSYFFPPNADPIYHETPEQAIGWINAIYGASMAAEFEARGIDFFNRDVYDLFYQGYGDSVPTSAFHAAGMTFEKGGESPYPERVTEQYLTQWVTLSAAARDRHRLLTEWREMAVEAQEQGEAGRLEPNQVYNPGNEVVRPVPDREVRHYFLRDDDRAKHDEVRSIVRKLQRMGVEVKQLVRPLTIPDYKEYGRPVGKTTLPKGTYWISMAQPEKHWIQAMLNEDSYTPFPYFYDVTAWSLPLLANVAGGSSGAELRPRARPVRPVPAERPGHEGRAPEIGVLRLSETSSSARQSTGWLRHRLDRDWRLPFTLLHPSDVASGGLDGVDVLLVPDGPAAAAHDALGEPGRAALREWTRGGGRYVGWQGGTRLAARLGLTTATLTEPASDIPGTLFRATVDEESPLAKGVGGTVWNFTSYDAVMRASSGVAVRYPAAGSPGWFVSGYQLGGEELGGTAAVVDQPVGAGRSVLFAAEPNFRAFTDGTAGLLYNAILGPDPERPARPRAAAAAEASRSAAALPAYESPIRISVRAGDAGAAESVLRSVGATWDERRDGDAVRYVIDDPRGLPVDHHPFARRLPSLIAEAGIVPLAVTLPS comes from the coding sequence ATGAGAGTGCGAAAGATGACGTGGTCGGTGGCGCTGGCCGCGTCCCTGGCCGTGCCCGCCGCCCTCGCGACGCCCGCCGCCGCACGGCCCCCCGCGGCGGCCTGTGACCCCACCCGCACCGAGCCCGAGTACCGCGGCGACGTCCCGGCACCGGCGGACGTCCTGGGCTTCGACCTCGGCGAGCGTCCGGTCAGCGCGGCCCAGTCCGATCGCTACCTGGAGACGGTCGCCGCGCGCAGCGACCGCGTCGTGTCCGGAACCCTCGCCACGAGCGCGCGGGGCCGCCCGCTGAAGTACGCGATCGTGGGCGAACCGGAACTGGTGACCAGGTCCGGCCTGGCGAAGACCCGGCGGGACGCACGGCTGCTGCGCGATCCGCGGACCCCCGGCCGGCTCGCCGAGCGCCTCACGCGGACCGGCGTCCCGATCCTGTGGGTCAGCGGCAACGTGCACGGCGACGAGCCCAGCGGGACGGACGCCGCGCTGCGCGTGCTGCGCGACCTCGGCGACCGCACGGACTGCGCCGCCGAACGCATCCTCGGCAACGCGCTGGTCGTGATCCTGCCGTCGCAGAACCCGGACGGACGCGAGCTGGGCACCCGGGAGAACGCCTACGGGTTCGACATGAACCGCGACTGGTTCGCGCGCACCCAGCCGGAGACCGACGGCAAGCTCTCGATGCTGAACCGGTACCCGCCGGTGCTCTACATCGACGCGCACGAGATGGGCGGCACGTCCTACTTCTTCCCGCCGAACGCCGACCCGATCTACCACGAGACGCCCGAGCAGGCGATCGGCTGGATCAACGCGATCTACGGCGCGTCGATGGCCGCCGAGTTCGAGGCGCGCGGCATCGACTTCTTCAACCGCGACGTCTACGACCTCTTCTACCAGGGGTACGGGGACTCGGTGCCGACGAGCGCGTTCCACGCGGCCGGGATGACGTTCGAGAAGGGCGGGGAGAGCCCGTACCCGGAGCGCGTGACCGAGCAGTACCTCACGCAGTGGGTGACGCTGTCGGCCGCCGCCCGCGACCGGCACCGGCTGCTCACCGAGTGGCGCGAGATGGCCGTCGAAGCCCAGGAGCAGGGCGAGGCGGGGCGGCTCGAACCCAACCAGGTCTACAACCCCGGTAACGAGGTCGTGCGCCCGGTCCCCGACCGTGAGGTCCGGCATTACTTCCTGCGGGACGACGACCGTGCGAAGCACGACGAGGTCCGGTCGATCGTGCGCAAGCTCCAGCGGATGGGGGTCGAGGTCAAGCAGCTCGTCCGGCCCCTGACCATCCCGGACTACAAGGAGTACGGGCGTCCCGTGGGCAAGACCACGCTTCCCAAGGGCACGTACTGGATTTCCATGGCCCAGCCAGAGAAACACTGGATTCAAGCCATGCTGAACGAAGACTCCTACACCCCGTTCCCGTACTTCTATGACGTGACCGCGTGGAGCCTGCCCCTGCTGGCGAACGTGGCGGGCGGCTCGTCCGGCGCCGAACTCCGCCCCCGGGCGCGTCCGGTGCGGCCCGTCCCCGCGGAGCGGCCGGGACACGAAGGCCGGGCACCGGAGATCGGCGTCCTGCGGCTGTCGGAGACCTCGTCGTCGGCGCGGCAGTCGACCGGCTGGCTGCGGCACCGCCTCGACCGCGACTGGCGGCTCCCGTTCACGCTGCTGCACCCGTCCGACGTCGCGTCCGGTGGGCTGGACGGCGTCGACGTCCTGCTGGTCCCGGACGGCCCGGCGGCCGCGGCGCACGACGCGCTCGGCGAGCCCGGCCGGGCCGCGCTGCGGGAGTGGACGCGCGGCGGCGGCCGGTACGTCGGCTGGCAGGGCGGCACGCGGCTCGCGGCCCGGCTCGGGCTGACCACCGCGACGCTCACCGAGCCCGCGTCCGACATCCCGGGCACACTGTTCCGCGCGACGGTGGACGAGGAGAGCCCGCTCGCGAAGGGCGTCGGCGGGACCGTCTGGAACTTCACCTCCTACGACGCGGTGATGCGCGCGTCCAGCGGAGTCGCCGTCCGTTACCCCGCGGCCGGCTCCCCCGGCTGGTTCGTCTCCGGCTACCAGCTTGGCGGCGAGGAACTGGGCGGGACGGCCGCGGTCGTCGACCAGCCGGTCGGCGCGGGACGGTCGGTGCTGTTCGCCGCCGAACCGAACTTCCGGGCGTTCACCGACGGCACGGCCGGGCTCCTGTACAACGCCATCCTCGGGCCCGATCCGGAGCGGCCGGCGCGGCCGCGCGCGGCCGCCGCGGCGGAGGCGTCCCGGTCGGCGGCGGCGCTGCCGGCCTACGAGTCGCCGATCCGGATCTCGGTGCGCGCCGGTGACGCGGGCGCCGCCGAGTCGGTGCTGCGCTCGGTCGGCGCGACCTGGGACGAGCGCCGCGACGGCGACGCCGTCCGGTACGTGATCGACGATCCGCGCGGGCTGCCGGTGGACCACCACCCGTTCGCCCGGCGGCTGCCGTCCCTGATCGCCGAGGCCGGGATCGTCCCGCTGGCGGTCACCCTGCCGAGCTAG
- a CDS encoding DUF6745 domain-containing protein encodes MTSGNPADTAPLVDQLCARWEARAAAPDRGDAERALAELYEARGWGRPTAVVWLDSPLAGAIAARTLLYGHENIDRARHPEAYETWVAAATARLEGAYGAGAGPKPSSFEEKEPFAPRWRLPQVDSAYRLSYDLDDPDVRAVLHRVGEPAWAINTAVAARFKEEALSPGDPELFAEVGARAHDRLAEGLRAAFPAERWEAVRAAVRACAEAPRPDGWKRWRRVWEAVRAPDHPALLILAAVRGGGVPATGELQARLRMAPAVGWWWALNGVVVASPPPAEVSTDELGRLHREDGPAVRYADGFAQHCWRGRLVPPDLVDPGWGAADIVRASDEELRGRAAQRFGAASYAARLSAEDIAPDLRRCAVERLGWARFAAEAPLARVAGPVPDPGDPGCELTLHDVPAPVLGRAARVVVHSGGAADGAVVLVPADAADPVAAAGWLGHGRREPAPPPELLTRIWESEDLQHELAGLDCAMPHEHVEAVHLYCGAPLYAFAGHSTGGTYFLCGDGPRRPVLYADSEGGCQVLGRDLEEALRFMVSAAPDGDGPEDADADAAAAFGLTPLTPGEYRARKREAAAMAGALTLVMADENNAYEYRPDTWFR; translated from the coding sequence ATGACATCAGGAAACCCGGCCGACACCGCGCCGCTCGTCGACCAACTGTGCGCACGGTGGGAGGCGCGGGCGGCCGCGCCGGACCGCGGTGACGCGGAACGGGCGCTCGCGGAGCTGTACGAAGCCCGTGGCTGGGGGCGTCCCACGGCCGTCGTCTGGCTCGACTCGCCGCTCGCGGGCGCGATCGCGGCGCGGACCCTGCTGTACGGCCACGAGAACATCGACCGCGCACGTCACCCGGAGGCGTACGAGACCTGGGTCGCCGCCGCCACTGCGCGCCTCGAAGGGGCTTACGGAGCCGGCGCCGGGCCGAAACCCTCCTCCTTCGAGGAGAAGGAGCCGTTCGCGCCGAGGTGGCGGCTGCCGCAAGTCGACTCGGCGTACCGGCTCTCCTACGACCTGGACGACCCGGACGTGCGGGCGGTCCTGCACCGCGTCGGCGAGCCGGCCTGGGCGATCAACACCGCCGTCGCCGCCCGGTTCAAGGAGGAGGCGCTGTCGCCCGGCGACCCGGAGCTCTTCGCCGAGGTCGGCGCGCGGGCGCACGACCGGCTGGCGGAAGGGCTGCGGGCGGCGTTCCCCGCCGAGCGGTGGGAGGCGGTGCGCGCGGCCGTGCGGGCCTGCGCCGAGGCTCCGCGCCCCGACGGCTGGAAACGGTGGCGGCGGGTGTGGGAGGCGGTGCGCGCCCCGGACCACCCCGCGCTCCTTATCCTCGCGGCGGTCCGGGGCGGCGGCGTCCCGGCGACCGGCGAGCTCCAGGCCCGGCTGCGAATGGCGCCGGCGGTCGGCTGGTGGTGGGCGCTCAACGGCGTCGTCGTCGCGTCCCCTCCCCCGGCGGAGGTCAGCACCGACGAGCTCGGCCGCCTGCACCGGGAGGACGGCCCGGCCGTCCGGTACGCGGACGGCTTCGCACAGCACTGCTGGCGCGGGCGGCTGGTCCCGCCCGACCTGGTCGACCCCGGGTGGGGCGCCGCCGACATCGTCCGGGCGTCCGACGAGGAGCTGCGGGGACGCGCGGCACAGCGGTTCGGCGCGGCCTCGTACGCGGCGAGGCTCTCGGCGGAAGACATCGCGCCGGACCTGCGCCGCTGCGCGGTGGAACGCCTGGGCTGGGCGCGCTTCGCCGCCGAGGCGCCGCTGGCGCGGGTCGCCGGGCCCGTTCCCGACCCCGGCGATCCCGGGTGCGAGCTGACGCTCCACGACGTCCCGGCGCCGGTGCTCGGACGGGCGGCGCGCGTCGTCGTTCACTCCGGCGGCGCGGCGGACGGGGCCGTGGTGCTGGTGCCCGCCGACGCCGCCGACCCGGTGGCGGCCGCGGGCTGGCTCGGCCACGGCCGCCGCGAACCGGCACCGCCACCGGAACTGCTGACCCGCATCTGGGAGAGCGAGGACCTGCAGCACGAGCTCGCCGGGCTCGACTGCGCGATGCCCCACGAGCACGTCGAGGCGGTCCATCTCTACTGCGGCGCCCCGCTGTACGCGTTCGCGGGACACAGCACCGGCGGCACCTACTTCCTGTGCGGCGACGGCCCCCGCCGTCCGGTCCTGTACGCCGACTCCGAGGGCGGCTGCCAGGTGCTCGGCCGCGATCTCGAGGAGGCGCTGCGGTTCATGGTCAGCGCCGCCCCGGACGGCGACGGCCCCGAGGACGCGGACGCCGACGCCGCGGCGGCGTTCGGCCTGACGCCGCTGACACCCGGCGAGTACCGGGCGCGCAAACGGGAGGCCGCGGCCATGGCGGGCGCCCTCACCCTGGTGATGGCCGACGAGAACAACGCCTACGAGTACCGCCCGGACACGTGGTTCCGGTGA
- a CDS encoding sugar ABC transporter substrate-binding protein, with product MRKGILRLAAASAAAALSLTSLAACGDDSEGGSTGAAEGKIGVILPDTTSSDRYESFDRPYLAEAFKAAGVEYDIQNAEGSAQRFQTIAEQMLTNGVTVLIVDGIDSNSAAAVQRLAQNRGVPTIDYDRLTLGGVSDYYVSFDNVKVGEALGKGLQECLGGEAANIAYLNGAPTDNNATLFAQGYHGVLDKVSNYKKVAEQAVPDWKAENAATIFEQMWTEQKGEIDGVLAANDGIGNAVISILKKNKAAGDVAVTGQDATVQGLQNILDGNQCMTVYKPIKQEADAAAKLAVSLLKGEKGETNGSVNDPKGKRDVPSVLLEPVTVTKENIKKVVDDGFVKAEELCAGAYAQKCKDAGVQ from the coding sequence ATGCGCAAGGGGATCCTCCGTCTGGCGGCGGCGTCCGCCGCCGCGGCACTGTCGCTCACCTCGCTCGCCGCGTGCGGGGACGACTCCGAAGGCGGCTCGACCGGCGCCGCCGAGGGCAAGATCGGTGTGATCCTGCCCGACACGACGTCGTCGGACCGGTACGAGAGCTTCGACCGTCCGTACCTCGCCGAGGCGTTCAAGGCGGCCGGCGTCGAGTACGACATCCAGAACGCCGAAGGCTCCGCCCAGCGGTTCCAGACGATCGCCGAGCAGATGCTCACCAACGGCGTCACCGTCCTGATCGTGGACGGCATCGACTCCAACTCGGCCGCCGCCGTGCAGCGCCTCGCGCAGAACCGCGGCGTGCCGACGATCGACTACGACCGGCTCACCCTCGGCGGCGTCTCCGACTACTACGTGTCGTTCGACAACGTGAAGGTGGGCGAGGCGCTCGGCAAGGGCCTGCAGGAGTGCCTCGGCGGCGAGGCGGCCAACATCGCCTACCTGAACGGCGCGCCGACCGACAACAACGCGACGCTGTTCGCGCAGGGCTACCACGGCGTCCTCGACAAGGTCTCCAACTACAAGAAGGTCGCCGAGCAGGCCGTCCCGGACTGGAAGGCCGAGAACGCCGCCACGATCTTCGAGCAGATGTGGACCGAGCAGAAGGGCGAGATCGACGGCGTGCTGGCCGCCAACGACGGCATCGGCAACGCGGTCATCTCGATCCTGAAGAAGAACAAGGCGGCCGGTGATGTCGCCGTGACCGGCCAGGACGCGACCGTGCAGGGCCTCCAGAACATCCTGGACGGCAACCAGTGCATGACCGTCTACAAGCCGATCAAGCAGGAGGCGGACGCGGCCGCGAAGCTCGCGGTGTCGCTGCTCAAGGGCGAGAAGGGCGAGACGAACGGGTCCGTCAACGACCCGAAGGGCAAGCGGGACGTCCCGTCGGTGCTGCTCGAGCCGGTCACCGTCACCAAGGAGAACATCAAGAAGGTCGTCGACGACGGCTTCGTGAAGGCCGAGGAGCTGTGCGCCGGCGCCTACGCGCAGAAGTGCAAGGACGCCGGCGTCCAGTGA
- a CDS encoding ATP-binding cassette domain-containing protein — translation MSKTPVLDLRGIDKSFGSVKVLHDVSFAARPGEVTALVGDNGAGKTTLVKCIGGIHPIDRGEYRFEGRPVRVGSPRAATSLGIEVVHQDLALCENLDIVENLFLGRERRRGLALDEEVMEDMARRTLSGLSVRTVDSVRRRVSHLSGGQRQTVAIARAVLWDCKVVVLDEPSAALGVVQTQQVLEIVRRLADRGLAVVLISHNMNDVFAVSDRICALYLGRTAAQVRTADVTHRQVVELITSGVSGDLGLRR, via the coding sequence ATGTCGAAAACTCCTGTTCTCGACCTGCGCGGCATCGACAAGAGCTTCGGTTCGGTGAAGGTGCTGCACGACGTCTCCTTCGCCGCGCGTCCCGGCGAGGTCACCGCCCTCGTCGGCGACAACGGCGCCGGCAAGACCACCCTCGTCAAATGCATCGGCGGCATCCACCCGATCGACCGCGGCGAGTACCGCTTCGAGGGACGCCCGGTGCGGGTCGGCAGCCCCCGCGCGGCCACGTCCCTCGGCATCGAGGTCGTCCACCAGGACCTCGCGCTGTGCGAGAACCTCGACATCGTCGAGAACCTCTTCCTCGGCCGGGAACGGCGCCGCGGGCTCGCGCTGGACGAGGAGGTCATGGAGGACATGGCGCGGCGGACGTTGTCCGGGCTGTCGGTCCGGACGGTCGACTCGGTGCGGCGGCGCGTGTCGCACCTGTCGGGCGGGCAGCGGCAGACGGTCGCGATCGCCCGCGCCGTCCTGTGGGACTGCAAGGTCGTCGTCCTGGACGAGCCGTCGGCGGCGCTCGGCGTCGTGCAGACCCAGCAGGTCCTGGAGATCGTGCGGCGGCTCGCCGACCGGGGCCTCGCCGTCGTGCTGATCTCGCACAACATGAACGACGTGTTCGCCGTCTCCGACCGGATCTGCGCGCTCTACCTCGGCCGGACGGCCGCGCAGGTGCGGACCGCCGACGTGACGCACCGGCAGGTCGTCGAACTGATCACCTCGGGCGTCAGCGGCGACCTGGGGCTGCGGCGATGA
- a CDS encoding SAM-dependent methyltransferase: MTDGDRRLAGIIDTTRPHQARLWNHWLGGKDTYPVDREIGDRIAAVYPEIADVARHSRAFLVRVVHHMIGQGVRQFLDVGTGLPAVDNTHEVAQREAPGSRVVYVDNDPLVVAHARALLTGLPKGDCAYIEADVRDPATIVEQAADVLDFTRPVGLLLLGVIGNVPDEDDPRGVVRGLVDALPSGSIVAVNDGTNVLGVDEWTPAEATARGEALRLCAEAGTVPYHARTPEFIESLLDGLEMIDPGVVSTPLWRPDFPDLDDGEPIDSFGGVARKP, from the coding sequence ATGACGGACGGCGACCGGCGTCTCGCCGGGATCATCGACACCACCAGGCCGCACCAGGCCCGGCTCTGGAACCACTGGCTCGGCGGCAAGGACACGTATCCGGTCGACCGCGAGATCGGCGACCGGATCGCGGCCGTCTACCCGGAGATCGCCGACGTCGCCCGGCACTCCCGCGCCTTCCTCGTCCGGGTCGTGCACCACATGATCGGGCAGGGCGTCCGGCAGTTCCTGGACGTCGGCACCGGCCTGCCCGCCGTCGACAACACCCACGAGGTCGCCCAGCGCGAGGCGCCCGGCTCCCGCGTCGTGTACGTCGACAACGACCCGCTCGTCGTCGCGCACGCCCGCGCCCTGCTCACCGGGCTGCCCAAGGGCGACTGCGCCTACATCGAGGCCGACGTCCGCGACCCCGCCACGATCGTCGAACAGGCCGCGGACGTCCTCGACTTCACCCGTCCCGTCGGGCTGCTGCTGCTCGGCGTCATCGGCAACGTCCCCGACGAGGACGACCCGCGCGGCGTCGTCCGCGGGCTCGTCGACGCGCTCCCGTCCGGCAGCATCGTCGCGGTCAACGACGGCACCAACGTGCTCGGCGTCGACGAGTGGACGCCCGCGGAGGCCACCGCGCGCGGGGAGGCGCTGCGGCTGTGCGCCGAGGCGGGGACCGTCCCCTACCACGCCCGCACACCGGAGTTCATCGAATCGCTTCTCGACGGCCTGGAGATGATCGACCCCGGCGTGGTGTCCACCCCGCTGTGGCGTCCGGACTTCCCCGACCTCGACGACGGCGAGCCGATCGACTCGTTCGGCGGCGTCGCCCGCAAGCCTTAG
- a CDS encoding sugar ABC transporter permease gives MSTEIPEGKETAVKLADSDFATDLREHDLRSALTDYWGRLRAGELGALPAALGLVSLVVLFTALKPDTFLSNTNIANLFTQALPISLLAMGLVFVLLLGEIDLAAGVTSGVTAAVMAKLLTDAGYAWPVAVISAIAAGIVIGAVIGWLVAVVRIPSFVVTLAFFLGLQGIILWLIGEGGTVAVRDDVIVALANRNMPIWLGWTLAVVCSAGYVGMQLLRWRRQRTGGLHSRPLQFVLLQSGAIAAALLVGTAVLSVDRAPSPIAVVAGVPWGVLLVGVLLIVCTFVLTRTPFGRHVYAVGGNPEAARRAGINVTRIRISVFMIGSGLAALSGIVAASRLMSVNTAAGGGDTLLYAVGAAVIGGTSLFGGRGKARDAILGGLVIAMIKNGLGLIGTSAYLTFLITGLVLLFAASIDALARRRRSNTGR, from the coding sequence GTGTCCACCGAAATCCCCGAAGGCAAGGAGACCGCCGTGAAACTGGCGGACTCGGACTTCGCCACCGACCTGCGCGAGCACGATCTGCGATCGGCGCTCACCGACTACTGGGGGCGGCTGCGGGCCGGCGAGCTCGGCGCCCTGCCCGCCGCGCTGGGCCTGGTCTCGCTGGTGGTGCTGTTCACCGCACTCAAGCCCGACACCTTCCTCAGCAACACCAACATCGCGAACCTGTTCACCCAGGCGCTGCCCATCTCGCTTCTCGCGATGGGCCTGGTGTTCGTGCTGCTGCTCGGCGAGATCGACCTGGCGGCGGGCGTGACCAGCGGCGTCACCGCCGCCGTCATGGCCAAGCTGCTCACCGACGCCGGCTACGCCTGGCCCGTCGCGGTGATCAGCGCGATCGCGGCCGGGATAGTGATCGGCGCCGTGATCGGCTGGCTGGTCGCGGTGGTGCGGATCCCCTCGTTCGTCGTCACGCTGGCGTTCTTCCTCGGCCTGCAGGGCATCATCCTGTGGCTGATCGGCGAGGGCGGCACGGTCGCCGTCCGCGACGACGTCATCGTGGCGCTCGCCAACCGCAACATGCCGATCTGGCTCGGCTGGACGCTCGCCGTCGTCTGCTCCGCCGGGTACGTCGGCATGCAGCTGCTGCGCTGGCGGCGGCAGCGGACCGGGGGCCTGCACTCGCGCCCCCTGCAGTTCGTCCTCCTGCAGTCCGGCGCGATCGCCGCGGCGCTGCTGGTCGGCACCGCGGTGCTGAGCGTCGACCGCGCGCCCAGCCCCATCGCCGTCGTCGCCGGCGTGCCGTGGGGCGTGCTGCTGGTCGGCGTCCTGCTGATCGTCTGCACGTTCGTCCTCACCCGGACGCCGTTCGGACGGCACGTCTACGCGGTCGGCGGCAACCCCGAGGCCGCGCGGCGGGCCGGCATCAACGTCACCCGCATCCGGATCTCCGTCTTCATGATCGGCTCGGGGCTGGCGGCGCTGAGCGGCATCGTCGCCGCGTCCCGGCTCATGTCGGTCAACACCGCGGCGGGCGGCGGCGACACGCTGCTGTACGCCGTCGGCGCGGCGGTGATCGGCGGGACGAGCCTGTTCGGCGGCCGCGGCAAGGCGCGGGACGCGATCCTCGGCGGCCTGGTCATCGCGATGATCAAGAACGGGCTCGGGCTGATCGGGACGTCGGCGTACCTGACGTTCCTCATCACCGGCCTGGTGCTGCTGTTCGCCGCGAGCATCGACGCGCTGGCCCGGCGGCGGCGCAGCAACACGGGCAGATGA
- a CDS encoding peptidyl-tRNA hydrolase yields MRPDFDPLDDPPWAMQLVVRAEKADPPAHGAVCAAAAAAVVRLLTDPRAAEPDGEWRAAVHAWESRRIRKVTRRARGVRWPEAQALPGVTVEHAGAEVRAFPPGPVSDVPPQLAKLQVAGLELADAQEPGLTPEPPYAAIALNPDVTMTTGKAAAQCGHAAQLLLRQGKKKDVAAWLDAGVRVHLARDVPWRTCVKEAAVAVRDGGFTEVPPGTMTAIAWIVR; encoded by the coding sequence GTGCGACCCGACTTCGATCCTCTCGACGATCCGCCCTGGGCCATGCAGCTGGTGGTCCGCGCGGAGAAGGCCGATCCGCCCGCGCACGGCGCCGTCTGCGCCGCGGCCGCGGCGGCGGTCGTCCGGCTGCTCACCGACCCGCGGGCGGCGGAGCCTGACGGCGAGTGGCGCGCGGCCGTCCACGCGTGGGAGTCGCGCCGGATCCGCAAGGTGACGAGGCGTGCGCGCGGCGTCCGCTGGCCGGAGGCGCAGGCGCTGCCGGGCGTCACCGTCGAGCACGCGGGCGCCGAGGTGCGGGCGTTCCCGCCGGGACCGGTGTCGGACGTCCCGCCGCAGCTCGCGAAGTTGCAGGTCGCGGGGCTCGAGCTGGCGGACGCGCAGGAGCCGGGCCTGACGCCCGAGCCCCCGTACGCGGCGATCGCCCTCAACCCCGACGTCACGATGACCACCGGGAAGGCGGCGGCGCAGTGCGGCCACGCCGCCCAGCTGCTGCTGCGGCAGGGGAAGAAGAAGGACGTCGCGGCGTGGCTCGACGCGGGCGTGCGCGTGCACCTGGCACGGGACGTTCCGTGGCGGACGTGCGTGAAGGAGGCGGCGGTCGCGGTCCGTGACGGCGGGTTCACCGAGGTCCCGCCCGGCACGATGACCGCGATCGCCTGGATCGTCCGCTGA
- a CDS encoding zinc-binding dehydrogenase, producing MRAALTTADKTMIVTDVPDPVPLEGQLLVRTLACGICGSDLHALQDPDAFMETTRRSGGNPHDPREGLVFGHEFAGEIVGYGPGTERKLPIGAAVCGPPIGLGPQGSGIIGYTPAYPGGYGEYMILNEGLTLPVPDGLDPRTAAITEPFGVGARAVVRSGIAPGAVAVVLGLGPIGLGVVAALKARGHGHVIAVDFSPKRRALAEGLGADEVLDPAVASPYDRWADLGVPTGTVDHIAAELLGLDVREAVVFECVGVPGMLARVIEGAPAGSTIMLVGVCMQPDQIEPGVAVSKELTIRGTFGALPAEYGATLTDIAEGRIDAASIITGTVGLDGIADAFTELSDPERHAKILVVP from the coding sequence ATGCGCGCAGCGCTGACCACCGCCGACAAGACCATGATCGTCACCGACGTGCCCGACCCGGTCCCGCTGGAGGGGCAGCTGCTCGTCCGCACCCTCGCCTGCGGGATCTGCGGATCCGATCTGCACGCGCTCCAGGACCCCGACGCGTTCATGGAGACGACCCGGCGCTCCGGCGGTAACCCGCACGATCCTCGCGAAGGGCTCGTCTTCGGCCACGAGTTCGCGGGCGAGATCGTCGGCTACGGCCCCGGCACCGAACGGAAACTGCCGATCGGCGCCGCCGTGTGCGGCCCGCCGATCGGCCTCGGCCCGCAGGGCTCGGGCATCATCGGCTACACCCCCGCCTACCCCGGCGGCTACGGCGAGTACATGATCCTCAACGAGGGCCTGACGCTGCCCGTCCCGGACGGACTCGACCCCCGCACCGCCGCGATCACCGAACCGTTCGGCGTGGGCGCCCGCGCCGTCGTCCGCAGCGGGATCGCGCCGGGCGCCGTCGCGGTCGTCCTCGGCCTCGGCCCGATCGGGCTGGGCGTCGTCGCCGCCCTCAAGGCCCGCGGCCACGGCCACGTGATCGCCGTCGACTTCTCCCCGAAGCGCCGCGCCCTCGCCGAGGGCCTCGGCGCCGACGAGGTGCTCGACCCCGCCGTGGCGTCCCCCTACGACCGCTGGGCCGACCTCGGCGTCCCCACCGGCACCGTCGACCACATCGCCGCCGAACTGCTCGGCCTCGACGTGCGCGAGGCCGTCGTGTTCGAGTGCGTCGGCGTCCCCGGCATGCTCGCCCGCGTCATCGAGGGCGCCCCCGCCGGATCGACGATCATGCTCGTCGGGGTCTGCATGCAGCCGGACCAGATCGAGCCCGGCGTCGCGGTCAGCAAGGAGCTGACGATCCGCGGCACGTTCGGCGCCCTGCCCGCCGAGTACGGCGCCACCCTGACCGACATCGCCGAGGGCCGGATCGACGCCGCGTCCATCATCACCGGCACGGTCGGGCTGGACGGCATCGCGGACGCGTTCACCGAGCTGTCCGACCCGGAACGGCACGCGAAGATCCTCGTCGTCCCGTGA